The Carassius carassius chromosome 9, fCarCar2.1, whole genome shotgun sequence genome includes a region encoding these proteins:
- the LOC132149183 gene encoding protein arginine N-methyltransferase 1-like codes for MSCSRGGVQFTEMAETADGMEVSQGESSAKPAAEDMTSKDYYFDSYAHFGIHEEMLKDEVRTLTYRNSMFHNKHLFKDKVVLDVGSGTGILCMFAAKAGAKKVIGIECSSISDYAVKIVKANKLDHIVTIIKGKVEEVELPVEKVDIIISEWMGYCLFYESMLNTVIYARDKWLTPDGLIFPDRATLYVTAIEDRQYKDYKIHWWENVYGFDMSCIKEVAIKEPLVDVVDPKQLVSSACLIKEVDIYTVKIEDLSFTSPFCLQVKRNDYIHALVTYFNIEFTRCHKRTGFSTSPESPYTHWKQTVFYLDDYLTVKTGEEIFGNICMKPNVKNNRDLDFTVDIDFKGQLCEVSKTSEYRMR; via the exons gtTTCCCAGGGAGAGAGCTCAGCAAAACCTGCAGCAGAAGACATGACCTCCAAAGACTACTACTTTGATTCCTATGCACACTTTGGTATTCATGAG GAGATGCTAAAGGATGAAGTTCGTACTCTGACGTACAGAAACTCCATGTTCCACAACAAGCATCTCTTCAAGGATAAGGTGGTGCTGGATGTGGGAAGTGGAACCGGCATCCTTTGTATGTTTGCAGCCAAAGCTGGGGCCAAGAAAGTTATTGGG ATTGAGTGCAGCAGTATATCAGACTATGCTGTGAAGATTGTGAAGGCAAACAAGTTGGATCATA TCGTTACCATCATTAAGGGCAAAGTGGAAGAGGTTGAGCTTCCTGTGGAAAAAGTAGACATAATAATCTCTGAGTGGATGGGCTACTGTCTCTTCTACGAGTCCATGCTGAACACTGTCATTTATGCAAGAGACAAATGGCTG ACACCTGATGGCCTGATTTTCCCTGACAGAGCCACGCTCTATGTCACCGCTATCGAGGACCGACAGTACAAAGACTACAAAATTCACT GGTGGGAGAACGTTTATGGCTTTGATATGTCCTGTATTAAGGAAGTGGCCATCAAGGAGCCATTAGTGGATGTTGTTGACCCCAAGCAGCTCGTTAGTTCTGCCTGCCTCATTAAG GAGGTGGACATCTACACTGTGAAGATTGAGGACTTGTCCTTCACGTCACCTTTCTGCCTGCAGGTGAAAAGGAATGACTACATTCATGCGCTAGTAACCTATTTCAACATAGAGTTCACTCGCTGCCACAAGAGGACAGGCTTCTCTACTA GCCCAGAATCTCCTTATACTCATTGGAAGCAGACTGTGTTCTACTTGGATGACTATCTGACGGTTAAGACCGGAGAGGAGATCTTTGGCAACATCTGCATGAAACCCAACGTCAAGAATAAT AGAGACCTGGACTTTACTGTTGACATCGACTTCAAGGGTCAGCTTTGTGAGGTGTCCAAGACTTCAGAGTACAGGATGCGCTAG